From the Oceanococcus atlanticus genome, the window TTTGTCTCCTGAATGGACTTTTCAAACGGGATGTAGATCAGCCCGTTGATATCCGAAGGTAGTTCAAGGCTACCTTTGTGAAGAATTGCCACACGCTCCCTGCCGAGCTTGGCCAAGAACATGCCCATCTCAAGCACGACATTCTGCCTAGCTCGAAACTTCTTTTCAGCATCGGCATTTGCCTTATGCCCCTCGTCGTCGGGGGTTAGAAGAACGACCGCGTATGGAACATCGGTGCTCGCTATCAAGGCCTCGATAATCGTTTTTCCATCAGGCGTCATGTTTCCAAGGATGACTGGTTTGATGTTCATCCTCAGGAGCATGAGCTCCAGTTGATCGCGAGCCTCTGTATCATGGCCATAGACGATAAAGACCTTGGGCTCCTTCACCGCCACCGCAGGTTTTGCTCCCTGGGCGGCGTTTCCTGCAGGGGCAGGTGCTGGTTGTGCTCCACCGTTTACGACGGCTTGAAGAAGCGTCTTTTCTTCGCAGTCGCGTCCTTGCACGACCACCTTGCCTGAGCTGTACCAATTGGCCCGCGTTCCCTCGGGCAAGACCGCTTGTTGGCCATGTTGAATGTCTTTGACATCAGTGACGGCCAATCCATGACTGGTTATTGCCGCCACTAAATCCTCCCAACTCCACTTTTTCACCAAAGTCTCCTTATTGGTTCTTTTTGACGGCTAACGCCCACGTTGAGGTGCGTTTGAAGCGGCGCCTGCCTTTGCGGTAGCAAAGGTCAGCGACGGGTCAAACGTCACCTCCAACGTGTTGTTAGGTTAGTGCCTGAGAAAAGCACCAAAGCTAGCCATAGTGTTGCTCCGCTACGTTCTTTGAAAGTTCCTCCAGTCGCTCATTCACCCCGAAGCTAATCACGTGGATGAGCTCACGAATTTCCTGAAGCTCAGTGTCGGAGAAGCGCATTGAGGGAAGAACCTCTATCGCCGAAGGTTTACCCTCAATGGTAATTGGCCTGATCTTCCGAGCCTGAACGTCCGTGTGCGCGTATACCTCGTTGCGGAGCGTCAACAACCGCCCGTGCAGCTCTTTCTGCTGCTGATTGAGGCCTCGCAGGATTCTCTTTGGAAATTTGGCCCAACTGCGGCTTTCAGTAAATGGCCGGCCATACGAGACAACTAGCGACGTTACGTAAGCGGCTTGATGGAGGTATTTTTTCCAATGTACCTCCCAGGGCTCGAAGTGCCACCCTTTTACACGAAGCTGATCAGCGAAGAACGCCGCATGGCTGAGGTCGAGCTGAGCGACGTAAAGAAGTTGGAAGGTCTCGTGGGAGTTGTCTTTGGCGGACGGCATAAATTGGCACCAAGAACCTAACGCCTGAGCTCAGCTGCGTTTGAGTCGACGGGA encodes:
- a CDS encoding TIR domain-containing protein → MKKWSWEDLVAAITSHGLAVTDVKDIQHGQQAVLPEGTRANWYSSGKVVVQGRDCEEKTLLQAVVNGGAQPAPAPAGNAAQGAKPAVAVKEPKVFIVYGHDTEARDQLELMLLRMNIKPVILGNMTPDGKTIIEALIASTDVPYAVVLLTPDDEGHKANADAEKKFRARQNVVLEMGMFLAKLGRERVAILHKGSLELPSDINGLIYIPFEKSIQETKNKLAAGLQKAGFYIDIEHLQAE